One Azoarcus sp. DN11 DNA segment encodes these proteins:
- a CDS encoding efflux RND transporter periplasmic adaptor subunit codes for MTTYSIIRIVLPAFALAVATLAQAEVPTQRIEARAVGLTHPAEATLEAVHQATLAAQVAGRIVELKVDAGDRVTKGQVLLRIDAAEASQAVAGAEAGIAQAQANQINAKATYERTRSLVERKFVSQSALDQAKASFDAAEAQLRAARAGRGQAATVQGYTTIVAPLSGLVAARHVEPGEMAQPGRQLVTVYDPAAMRAVVDVPQQRLAGLTSGQIRARVELPDSGRWLDAASVTVLPAADPRTHTVRVRVDLPANAEGLVPGTFARVHFVTGEGTRIAVPAGAILRRGELTGVYVGDGKGGFALRQIRAGEALADGSIEVLAGLAGGEEVALDPVQAGIVAQLARNPVARNGAR; via the coding sequence CATCATCCGGATCGTTTTGCCTGCGTTCGCGCTGGCCGTTGCAACCCTGGCGCAAGCCGAGGTGCCGACGCAGCGCATCGAGGCGCGCGCGGTCGGCCTGACGCATCCGGCCGAGGCCACGCTGGAGGCGGTGCACCAGGCGACGCTCGCGGCGCAGGTGGCGGGGCGCATCGTCGAGCTCAAGGTCGATGCGGGCGACCGCGTCACCAAGGGGCAGGTGCTGCTGCGCATCGACGCGGCGGAGGCGAGCCAGGCCGTGGCGGGGGCCGAGGCCGGCATCGCGCAGGCGCAGGCCAACCAGATCAACGCGAAGGCGACCTACGAGCGCACGCGGAGCCTCGTCGAGCGCAAGTTCGTCAGCCAGTCGGCACTCGACCAGGCGAAGGCGTCCTTTGATGCGGCCGAAGCCCAGTTGCGCGCGGCGCGTGCGGGGCGCGGCCAGGCGGCGACGGTACAGGGCTACACGACGATCGTCGCGCCACTGTCGGGGCTGGTCGCGGCGCGCCACGTCGAACCGGGCGAGATGGCCCAGCCGGGGCGGCAGCTCGTGACCGTGTATGACCCGGCCGCGATGCGTGCCGTGGTCGATGTGCCGCAGCAGCGCCTCGCCGGCCTGACATCGGGCCAGATCCGGGCGCGCGTCGAGCTCCCCGACTCGGGGCGCTGGCTCGATGCCGCGAGCGTCACGGTGCTGCCCGCCGCCGATCCGCGCACGCACACGGTGCGCGTGCGCGTGGACCTGCCGGCGAATGCCGAAGGGCTGGTGCCGGGGACTTTCGCGCGCGTGCATTTCGTGACCGGCGAGGGCACACGCATTGCCGTCCCGGCCGGCGCGATCCTGCGGCGTGGCGAGCTGACCGGGGTGTATGTCGGTGACGGCAAGGGCGGTTTTGCGCTGCGCCAGATCCGTGCCGGCGAGGCGCTTGCGGATGGCAGCATCGAGGTGCTGGCGGGGCTTGCCGGCGGCGAGGAGGTCGCGCTCGACCCGGTGCAGGCGGGCATCGTCGCGCAGCTCGCCCGCAACCCTGTCGCCCGCAACGGCGCGCGCTGA